One window of the Pedobacter ginsengisoli genome contains the following:
- a CDS encoding acyl-CoA thioesterase, whose protein sequence is MYTHTTKIRVRYGETDQMGYVYYGNYAEYYEVARVEMLRSLGMDYAGMESSGVMMPVLELNCKYIKPALYDQEITIKTTIHDLPGVRIHFKYELTNPAGELINIGTTTLVFVDMAKNKPCSPPENFMEKLKVFFN, encoded by the coding sequence ATGTACACTCATACCACCAAAATAAGGGTTAGGTACGGCGAAACCGACCAAATGGGATACGTTTATTACGGCAATTACGCTGAATATTATGAGGTTGCGCGTGTAGAGATGCTGAGAAGTTTGGGCATGGATTATGCTGGAATGGAGAGCAGCGGTGTAATGATGCCTGTTTTAGAGCTAAACTGCAAGTACATTAAGCCTGCTTTATATGACCAGGAAATAACTATTAAAACAACCATTCATGACCTTCCGGGGGTAAGAATACATTTTAAGTATGAATTAACGAATCCGGCCGGGGAACTTATAAACATTGGAACAACTACGCTGGTATTTGTAGATATGGCAAAGAACAAGCCTTGTTCTCCACCAGAAAATTTTATGGAGAAGTTAAAGGTATTTTTTAATTAA
- a CDS encoding YihY/virulence factor BrkB family protein, translated as MEWIHKQLLKIKLYSMFISWTKVCVLPGFSPLPIYTVATFFFKEIGKDSLVNKASSLAYNFMLAIFPAIIFLFTLIPFIPKKIGFQDQLMNLIILVLPEDAYKAFSTTLDEIVHKQNSSLLSFGFILSLFFATNGVHNLMMAFNKSSLIIETRSWIKQRLIAVLLTLVIVFSVITCITAMAIGEIALNRLNIQASFTTFAIQLTRWALLGVLYFVTISILYRYGPAHAKKWKFFSAGSWLATILAFLTIWGFSFYINNFSSYNKVYGSIGTLIVIMIWLYLNSLILLVGFELNASVDLSKRSVKIIRPNFNLFKKTAPIEEKLGKR; from the coding sequence ATGGAGTGGATTCATAAGCAGCTTTTAAAAATCAAACTTTATTCTATGTTTATAAGCTGGACTAAGGTTTGTGTTTTACCAGGCTTTAGTCCACTTCCCATATATACTGTTGCCACATTCTTTTTTAAGGAGATTGGTAAAGATTCTTTAGTGAATAAGGCTTCGTCGCTTGCCTATAATTTTATGCTGGCTATTTTTCCGGCCATCATTTTCTTATTTACCCTTATACCTTTTATACCTAAAAAAATTGGTTTTCAGGATCAGTTGATGAACCTGATTATTCTGGTTTTACCCGAAGATGCTTACAAGGCTTTTAGTACTACTCTTGATGAGATAGTGCATAAGCAAAACAGTAGTTTGCTTTCGTTCGGTTTTATATTGTCATTATTCTTTGCAACAAATGGTGTTCATAATTTGATGATGGCTTTTAACAAATCATCGTTGATTATTGAAACACGCAGTTGGATAAAACAGCGTTTAATTGCCGTTTTATTAACGCTGGTGATTGTTTTTTCGGTAATTACCTGTATTACTGCAATGGCAATTGGCGAAATAGCGTTAAACCGGCTTAACATTCAGGCAAGTTTTACAACTTTTGCCATACAGCTTACCAGATGGGCATTGCTTGGAGTATTGTATTTTGTAACAATCTCTATCCTTTATAGGTACGGCCCTGCCCATGCAAAAAAGTGGAAGTTTTTTAGTGCCGGTTCATGGCTGGCCACTATACTGGCTTTTCTTACTATTTGGGGTTTTTCTTTTTACATCAACAACTTCAGTTCTTATAATAAAGTTTATGGTTCTATTGGAACACTTATCGTTATTATGATATGGCTTTATTTAAATTCTCTGATACTTTTGGTAGGTTTTGAGTTAAATGCGAGCGTAGATCTGTCGAAACGCAGTGTTAAAATCATCAGGCCGAACTTCAATTTGTTCAAAAAAACGGCTCCAATAGAGGAAAAACTAGGGAAAAGATAA
- a CDS encoding Na+/H+ antiporter gives MHTLLPFLLAMVAAIVLLNMWATKLKIAYPILLVLAGLIVSFIPGLPVVRVNPDLIFFIFLPPLLFDAAWAISFKEMKKWWRIIGSFAFLVVFFTALSVALVTNHLIPGFTIALGFLLGGIVSPPDAVSTGAITKFVKIPKSFSAILEGESLLNDASSLIIFRFALIAVGTGSFVWQEATLSFLWMVIGGVGIGLLLAWLFVQAHKRLPTDAPSDIALTLIEPYFMYWVAEQVHSSGVMAVVSGGLFMSARRLVFLNSASRIMGYGVWQSFVFILNGVVFLIIGLELPEIVDGMRSNGIPLGTAIGYGLLVTGVLIAARIISSYAAMIATFIFRPSVAPRASSRKAQFTIPLILGWTGMRGVVSLAAALAIPPTLLGGAAFPYRNLILFITFVVILLTLLIQGLTLPYFINRTSLFNEALREDKEHEATKKMKKDLKQHAYQFLKNKYDNELHGHTGLEKILMHWEEKTKAADDSWMNDGTKAIFVELLESQRQYLSELNKDVSINEEIIRKQLYQIDLEEERLKII, from the coding sequence ATGCATACACTTCTACCTTTTTTACTGGCTATGGTAGCCGCCATTGTGCTACTTAATATGTGGGCAACCAAGCTCAAAATTGCTTATCCTATATTATTAGTTCTTGCAGGATTAATAGTCAGTTTTATCCCGGGGCTACCTGTGGTCAGAGTTAATCCCGACCTTATCTTTTTCATATTCCTACCGCCACTGTTATTTGATGCAGCCTGGGCCATCTCATTTAAAGAAATGAAGAAATGGTGGCGCATTATTGGGAGTTTTGCTTTCCTTGTAGTCTTTTTTACTGCATTATCTGTAGCATTAGTTACTAATCATCTTATTCCTGGGTTTACAATTGCCCTGGGTTTTTTGTTAGGTGGAATTGTATCGCCTCCTGATGCTGTAAGTACCGGAGCCATTACCAAGTTTGTAAAAATTCCTAAATCTTTCTCAGCCATTTTAGAAGGAGAGAGTCTATTAAATGATGCTTCATCGTTAATTATTTTCAGATTTGCTTTAATAGCCGTTGGTACCGGAAGCTTTGTATGGCAGGAAGCAACGCTTAGCTTTTTGTGGATGGTAATTGGTGGGGTAGGTATTGGTTTGCTATTGGCCTGGTTATTTGTTCAGGCACATAAACGATTACCTACAGATGCACCATCGGATATAGCACTTACATTAATTGAACCCTATTTTATGTATTGGGTAGCTGAACAGGTTCATAGCTCAGGTGTGATGGCGGTAGTTAGTGGAGGTTTGTTTATGTCGGCCAGGAGGTTGGTCTTTTTAAACAGTGCAAGCCGCATTATGGGCTATGGAGTATGGCAAAGCTTTGTGTTTATTTTAAACGGAGTAGTATTCCTGATAATTGGTCTGGAACTACCGGAGATAGTAGACGGTATGCGATCAAACGGTATCCCTTTAGGTACTGCAATTGGTTATGGTTTGCTGGTAACCGGTGTGCTTATTGCCGCAAGGATCATCAGTTCGTATGCTGCCATGATAGCTACATTCATTTTCAGGCCAAGTGTGGCACCCAGAGCTTCTTCCAGAAAAGCACAATTCACTATTCCTCTTATACTCGGGTGGACAGGAATGCGCGGTGTGGTGTCGTTAGCTGCTGCACTGGCCATACCGCCTACGTTATTGGGGGGCGCTGCCTTTCCGTATAGAAACCTGATTCTGTTTATCACTTTTGTCGTAATATTACTTACGCTGCTGATACAAGGCCTTACACTTCCTTACTTTATAAATCGCACTAGCTTATTTAACGAAGCACTACGTGAAGATAAAGAGCACGAGGCTACTAAAAAGATGAAAAAGGATCTGAAACAACATGCTTATCAGTTCCTTAAAAATAAATATGATAATGAATTGCATGGCCACACCGGACTGGAAAAAATACTGATGCACTGGGAGGAGAAAACAAAGGCAGCAGATGATAGCTGGATGAACGATGGCACTAAAGCTATTTTTGTTGAACTGCTAGAAAGCCAGCGACAGTACCTTTCGGAACTCAATAAAGATGTTTCGATTAATGAAGAAATCATTAGAAAGCAATTGTATCAGATAGATCTGGAAGAGGAGAGGTTAAAAATCATTTGA